From Bacteroidota bacterium, a single genomic window includes:
- a CDS encoding STAS domain-containing protein — translation MTFSFQSITPDTTVVRIGKALDFRNAAEFKSACQDQIQSGTRNFVLDFSGTGILDSTGLGAIFSLYRQLTPLGGQVVFAAVSRPVQVVVQLTRTYKVFRQYPTVEAAHEQLQGRAASGSRAGAA, via the coding sequence ATGACCTTTTCTTTCCAGAGCATCACTCCCGACACTACCGTCGTCCGCATCGGAAAGGCGCTCGATTTCCGCAATGCGGCTGAGTTCAAGTCGGCCTGCCAGGACCAGATCCAATCAGGCACCCGGAACTTCGTGCTCGACTTCTCCGGGACGGGCATTCTGGACTCCACCGGCTTGGGTGCCATCTTCTCGCTCTACCGGCAGTTGACGCCGCTCGGCGGCCAGGTGGTGTTCGCCGCCGTCAGCCGTCCGGTGCAGGTCGTGGTGCAGCTCACGCGGACGTACAAGGTCTTTCGGCAGTACCCCACCGTGGAGGCTGCGCACGAGCAGCTCCAGGGGCGGGCGGCGAGTGGGAGCCGGGCGGGCGCGGCGTAA
- a CDS encoding ATP-binding protein — MQSRFTDLETVVAEVHPLLDAWGRDAAFAFTLGETRLHRIKLVIHEWIANLVQHADFEARTPLIDLSLTLNAQDVHCVIEDNSNGFDFGQQITVQRAKLEDEVMAERGRGLLIMLNGTDDLRYFPLPAAASEPRQRLEFWISATSTPCLDTPS; from the coding sequence GTGCAGTCCAGGTTTACCGACCTCGAGACCGTCGTTGCCGAGGTGCATCCCCTGCTCGACGCGTGGGGCCGGGACGCGGCCTTCGCCTTCACGCTCGGGGAAACGCGCCTGCACCGGATCAAGCTGGTGATCCACGAGTGGATCGCCAACCTCGTCCAGCACGCCGACTTCGAGGCTCGCACGCCGCTGATCGACCTCTCGCTCACCCTCAACGCGCAGGACGTGCACTGCGTCATCGAGGACAACTCCAACGGGTTCGACTTTGGGCAGCAGATCACTGTGCAGCGCGCCAAGCTCGAAGATGAAGTAATGGCGGAGCGAGGGCGTGGCCTGCTGATCATGCTCAACGGTACCGATGACCTGCGCTACTTTCCGCTGCCCGCTGCCGCGAGCGAACCCCGTCAGCGTCTCGAATTCTGGATCTCCGCCACCTCTACGCCATGTCTCGACACTCCCTCCTGA
- a CDS encoding SpoIIE family protein phosphatase, which yields MSRHSLLIVEDNQTLRRLLEYRLGKVYEVRSAQNGEEALVLVEEEIPDLIVSDIMMPKMDGFALFSLLRQGERTRTIPFIFLTAKTDDTSRFKGLGEGVDDYITKPFDIEFLLTRIERILERIEVHQQQLSARIGRDFSDRLLPKSMPQVPGYRTFFYNKPFGDGGGDLFDWTEVRPGSYLFTVGDIMGKGLQAKFYAFSFLSYIRSTIHAMLEQTDSPAALMHRVNGMLVRDELLEETFASLLIMRWDTETNTITYANAGHCRPIFVTPDRSGIVEHSELILGLDKEEEYTDRSFQLPPGSALITYTDGLIEQVAEGGEQFGEKGVAASATDALSAEQPVQALLKTMLRRSAEPRFADDILVFWLERQPVGQTTGSPTATPATSAA from the coding sequence ATGTCTCGACACTCCCTCCTGATCGTCGAGGATAACCAGACGCTGCGGCGTCTCCTCGAATACCGCCTCGGCAAGGTCTACGAGGTGCGCTCCGCCCAGAACGGCGAGGAAGCCCTCGTCCTCGTCGAGGAGGAGATCCCCGACCTCATCGTCTCGGACATCATGATGCCCAAGATGGACGGCTTCGCGCTGTTCTCACTCCTCCGGCAGGGCGAGCGCACGCGGACGATCCCGTTCATCTTCCTGACCGCCAAGACCGACGACACGAGCCGCTTCAAGGGCCTCGGCGAAGGCGTCGACGACTACATCACCAAGCCGTTCGACATCGAATTCCTGCTGACGCGCATCGAGCGCATCCTGGAACGGATCGAGGTGCACCAGCAGCAGCTCAGCGCCCGGATCGGGCGCGACTTCTCGGACCGCCTCCTGCCGAAGTCGATGCCGCAGGTGCCGGGCTACCGGACCTTCTTCTACAACAAGCCCTTCGGCGACGGCGGCGGCGACCTCTTCGACTGGACCGAGGTCCGGCCCGGCTCGTACCTCTTCACCGTCGGCGACATCATGGGCAAGGGCCTCCAGGCCAAGTTCTACGCCTTCAGCTTCCTCTCCTACATCCGCTCCACGATCCACGCGATGCTCGAGCAGACGGACTCGCCGGCGGCGCTCATGCACCGCGTCAACGGGATGCTGGTCCGCGACGAGCTTCTGGAAGAGACGTTCGCCTCGCTCCTCATCATGCGCTGGGACACCGAGACGAACACGATCACCTACGCCAACGCCGGCCACTGCCGCCCGATCTTCGTGACCCCGGACCGCTCCGGAATCGTCGAGCACTCGGAACTCATCCTCGGGCTGGACAAGGAGGAAGAGTACACCGACCGGAGCTTCCAGCTCCCGCCCGGCAGCGCGCTGATCACCTACACGGACGGCCTGATCGAGCAAGTGGCCGAGGGCGGCGAGCAGTTCGGCGAGAAGGGCGTCGCTGCCTCGGCCACGGACGCGCTGAGCGCCGAGCAGCCGGTGCAGGCGCTCCTCAAGACCATGCTCCGCCGCAGCGCCGAGCCCCGCTTCGCCGACGATATCCTCGTCTTCTGGCTCGAGCGCCAGCCCGTCGGGCAGACGACCGGCAGCCCGACGGCCACCCCGGCTACGAGCGCGGCTTGA